From one Streptomyces sp. N50 genomic stretch:
- a CDS encoding rhomboid family intramembrane serine protease, with product MISNWGPALIRTFRGTSAPMTYALIALCCLIFVLGPASGFVPSYGTGDALLAAQRAYFRRWGVVPADLFAHPGREALTPVTALFIHGSWIHLLGNMLFLYVFGAMTEERLGRVEFILFYVVCGYLALLGYAVANASSEQSLVGASGAISAVLGAFLYLFPRARVTSLLPFLFFLPLRFPAWVVLPFWVALQWLATGQAAQGPGVAYLAHLVGFTLGFGYAWVRFRKKKGPKGGLGRAVVGDGRATRVGAAPVSVPEGENQP from the coding sequence ATGATCAGCAACTGGGGCCCGGCCCTCATCAGGACGTTCCGCGGCACCTCCGCGCCCATGACCTACGCCCTGATCGCCCTGTGCTGCCTGATCTTCGTCCTCGGCCCGGCCTCGGGCTTCGTCCCGTCCTACGGCACCGGTGACGCGCTGCTCGCGGCCCAGCGGGCGTACTTCCGCCGCTGGGGCGTGGTCCCGGCCGACCTGTTCGCGCACCCGGGTCGCGAGGCCCTGACGCCCGTCACGGCCCTGTTCATCCACGGCAGCTGGATCCATCTCCTCGGCAACATGCTCTTCCTCTACGTCTTCGGAGCGATGACCGAGGAACGGCTGGGCCGAGTGGAGTTCATCCTCTTCTACGTCGTCTGCGGCTACCTGGCGCTGCTGGGCTACGCGGTGGCCAACGCCAGCTCCGAGCAGTCGCTGGTCGGCGCGTCCGGGGCGATCTCGGCGGTCCTCGGGGCGTTCCTGTACTTGTTTCCCCGGGCCCGCGTGACGAGTCTCCTCCCCTTCCTCTTCTTCCTGCCGCTGCGCTTCCCCGCGTGGGTCGTGCTGCCGTTCTGGGTCGCCCTGCAGTGGCTGGCGACGGGGCAGGCGGCGCAGGGGCCGGGGGTGGCGTACCTCGCCCACCTCGTTGGCTTCACCCTGGGCTTCGGTTACGCGTGGGTGAGATTCAGGAAAAAGAAGGGCCCGAAGGGCGGCCTTGGAAGGGCGGTGGTGGGAGACGGGCGGGCGACTAGAGTTGGGGCCGCCCCAGTATCGGTCCCCGAGGGAGAGAACCAGCCGTGA
- a CDS encoding Lrp/AsnC family transcriptional regulator gives MITAIVLIKTSVDRIPEIAESIAALESVSEVFSVTGTYDLIAMVRVRQHEDLAEVIPGRISKIPGVEGTDTHVAFRTYSQHDLEAAFAIGLDS, from the coding sequence GTGATCACCGCGATCGTCCTCATCAAGACCAGCGTGGACCGGATTCCCGAGATCGCCGAGTCGATCGCCGCGCTCGAATCCGTGAGCGAGGTCTTCTCCGTCACCGGGACGTATGACTTGATCGCCATGGTGCGGGTGCGGCAGCACGAGGATCTGGCCGAGGTGATCCCTGGGCGGATCTCCAAGATCCCCGGGGTGGAGGGGACGGATACGCACGTGGCCTTCCGGACCTACTCGCAGCACGACCTCGAGGCGGCGTTCGCGATCGGGCTGGACTCCTGA
- a CDS encoding aminotransferase class V-fold PLP-dependent enzyme gives MSVSTVAAAQTICSDISGALPVLGRDVTVPLVTGGEVTYAALDYAASAPALQRVWDDVAAYAPYYGSVHRGAGYLSQLSTDLFENARKTVEEFLDCRPDDQLIFTRSTTDSLNLLAAALPADCQVFVFETEHHASLLPWKDARVTYLNAPRTPAQAVETLEQALAARDPYGPALVCVTGASNVTGELWPVRELAAAAHAHGARIVLDAAQLAPHHPVSVQDLDVDWIAFSGHKLYAPFGSGVLAGRADWLQAADPYLAGGGASRKVTRREDGGVDVEWHDSAARHEAGSPNVIGAYSIASACKALTEAGFDTLVAREQHLIEKVRAGLAEVPEVKVLSLFGDDAPRVGVISFVVDGWNSSHFAAALSAEYGIGVRDGLFCAHPLVRTLLGSDPQTQGECGAPEAAPGEKSLNAIRVSFGAGTPDEHVERFVTAVRELVTDGAKWNYRTQDGRCVPAV, from the coding sequence ATGTCTGTCTCCACCGTTGCCGCAGCTCAGACCATTTGCAGTGACATTTCGGGGGCGCTGCCCGTTCTCGGCCGGGATGTCACCGTCCCGCTCGTCACGGGCGGCGAAGTCACCTACGCGGCGCTCGACTACGCGGCCAGCGCCCCCGCCCTCCAGCGCGTCTGGGACGACGTGGCGGCCTATGCCCCGTACTACGGCAGCGTGCACCGCGGCGCCGGCTACCTCTCCCAGCTGTCGACGGACCTCTTCGAGAACGCGCGGAAGACGGTCGAGGAGTTCCTGGACTGCCGACCCGACGACCAGCTGATCTTCACCCGCTCCACGACGGACTCCCTCAACCTCCTCGCCGCCGCCCTCCCCGCCGACTGCCAGGTCTTCGTCTTCGAGACCGAGCACCACGCGTCGCTCCTGCCGTGGAAGGACGCCCGGGTCACCTACCTCAACGCCCCGCGCACCCCGGCCCAGGCGGTCGAGACCCTGGAGCAGGCCCTCGCCGCCCGCGACCCCTACGGCCCGGCCCTCGTCTGCGTCACCGGCGCCTCGAACGTCACCGGCGAGCTGTGGCCGGTACGGGAGCTGGCGGCCGCGGCGCACGCCCACGGCGCTCGGATCGTCCTGGACGCGGCCCAACTCGCCCCGCACCACCCGGTGTCCGTCCAGGACCTCGACGTCGACTGGATCGCCTTCTCCGGCCACAAGCTCTACGCCCCCTTCGGCTCCGGCGTCCTGGCCGGCCGCGCCGACTGGCTCCAGGCGGCCGACCCCTACCTCGCGGGCGGCGGCGCGAGCCGCAAGGTCACGCGGCGCGAGGACGGGGGAGTGGACGTGGAGTGGCACGACAGTGCGGCCCGGCATGAGGCCGGCTCCCCGAACGTCATCGGCGCCTACTCCATCGCGTCGGCCTGCAAGGCGCTGACGGAGGCGGGCTTCGACACCCTGGTCGCCCGCGAGCAGCACCTGATCGAAAAGGTGCGGGCGGGCTTGGCGGAGGTTCCGGAGGTCAAGGTGCTGTCGTTGTTCGGCGACGACGCCCCGCGCGTCGGCGTGATCTCCTTCGTCGTCGACGGCTGGAACAGCTCGCACTTCGCCGCCGCGCTCTCCGCCGAGTACGGCATCGGCGTCCGGGACGGCCTCTTCTGCGCCCACCCCCTGGTCCGCACCCTCCTGGGGTCCGACCCTCAGACCCAGGGCGAGTGCGGTGCCCCGGAGGCGGCCCCGGGCGAGAAGTCCCTCAACGCGATCCGGGTGAGCTTCGGCGCGGGCACCCCGGACGAGCACGTGGAGCGTTTCGTGACGGCGGTACGGGAGCTGGTGACGGACGGCGCGAAGTGGAACTACCGCACGCAGGACGGCCGTTGCGTCCCGGCGGTCTGA